From Zingiber officinale cultivar Zhangliang chromosome 5B, Zo_v1.1, whole genome shotgun sequence, the proteins below share one genomic window:
- the LOC121985243 gene encoding uncharacterized protein LOC121985243 yields MAGCNQGSLASQGEEISIGKNYGGIAPKKPLISKDHKRAYFDSADWVLGKQATSPKAVTATESLKPKLKRTPPHQLPPRRPTCTINAEDAN; encoded by the exons ATGGCCGGCTGCAATCAAGGAAGTTTAGCTTCTCAGGGTGAAGAG ATATCCATAGGGAAAAATTATGGAGGAATTGCACCCAAGAAACCACTAATCTCGAAG GACCATAAAAGAGCTTACTTTGATTCTGCTGATTGGGTCCTTGGCAAG CAAGCAACAAGTCCAAAGGCAGTAACTGCCACTGAATCTTTGAAGCCCAAGTTGAAG CGCACTCCGCCCCATCAGCTACCGCCTCGAAGGCCGACATGCACAATCAATGCGGAGGATGCA AATTAA
- the LOC121985244 gene encoding BRCT domain-containing protein At4g02110-like isoform X2 — protein MARGLVNLRSWEILPIDSYTKSGWELEILESEAKDSDEEIGVSKNSLRQNNVKHSNFGGTMCNGGSDLSSQFTGQFPNGNAGNPVTNSASIMTSFKNNNSRKSMSGCNSDNKKNHPNAGEVSQTSRSRVRKDSMIAIELFDQTVSDFKEVGSLPTETVSASSAADMKSSALNLSKKPSENPTSVKSPVNISTPSRNFSLEKILKGDSDIMPSERNSASDEPTSLQGLTTQVTTNNIASALPQKRKSMSLPRGDSKSPKSECHSFPIHSSSCNPSPNTKLTAIEALVTPPAEKDHLTLDTNHTLEGTMDSNGSIKKAPASKFKSHYRQKKSLSCGKFVIHKNSSSAHSVSNINNHGISSPKQALSNQEYRTEELSKTTAITDIFDSSSARKALLDLSSNDGSIQVENKQELMNDTGNQFGSVVACKHSDETFCSEKRPETYLGGPGEPELVTTTSNGAVANIGIQNLVGKNNAHADGSEEDQASESPGDRSLVNEIPSSTVNADGSEGNDCKISSGSHRRKVVAKRSVSSRYKLNEMNTSRKENNVLDSDKVVMNTKVVPAKNDKAKVPNDKHISRNLKNRVVEPLYDNEVIKERTEATDFPTPSSIKKDVTVHSKQTITDAEKENMPDEAGTLSYNSSNFHSSKPVNEHDPEIVKTPDKSYNMETPSTTKINLDPAWFILSGHRVQRREFRVLIKRLRGRICRDSHHWSYQATHFITPDPLRRTEKFFAAASAGRWILKTDYLTASVQAGKFLDEEPFEYYMKGLTEDGTISLEAPRKWRLLKERTGHGALYRMRILIYGECIAPSLDTLKRVIKAGDGTILATSPPYTRFLNSGVDYAIVSPSMPRVDLWVQEFLRHEIPCVAADYLVDYICKPGYSLDRHVLYKTHVWAEKSFANLLSHSEEISEDFISTSVERIDDLRCAICGLCDRGEVMLICGDEAGTVGCGIGTHIDCCDPPLESVPQDDWFCSKCNSWSNKVSPKNKKAAQKRKKLSSRTK, from the exons ATGGCTAGAGGATTGGTAAA CTTAAGATCATGGGAAATTTTGCCAATTGATAGTTATACAAAGAG CGGTTGGGAATTAGAGATTTTGGAATCTGAGGCAAAGGATTCAGATGAAGAGATTGGTGTTAGCAAGAATTCATTGAGGCAAAATAATGTAAAACATTCTAATTTTGGAGGTACAATGTGTAATGGAGGTTCTGATTTGTCCAGTCAGTTTACGGGACAGTTTCCAAATGGTAATGCTGGAAATCCTGTCACAAATAGTGCATCAATCATGACATCATTCAAGAACAACAATTCTCGAAAATCTATGTCAGGTTGCAACAGTGACAACAAAAAAAATCATCCGAATGCAGGAGAGGTTTCTCAAACTAGCAGATCTCGTGTTAGAAAAGATTCTATGATTGCAATTGAACTATTTGACCAAACTGTTTCTGATTTTAAGGAGGTTGGTTCATTGCCCACTGAAACAGTTTCAGCATCAAGTGCAGCAGATATGAAATCAAGCGCTCTTAATCTTTCAAAGAAGCCTTCTGAAAATCCCACTTCTGTAAAATCACCTGTGAATATCTCTACACCCTCAAGGAATTTTTCTTtagaaaagattttgaaaggtgATTCTGATATAATGCCATCAGAACGGAATAGTGCTAGTGATGAACCAACCAGTCTTCAAGGTTTAACCACTCAAGTTACAACAAATAATATTGCTAGTGCTTTACCTCAAAAAAGGAAATCAATGTCTTTGCCAAGAGGGGACTCAAAGTCTCCCAAGTCAGAATGCCATAGCTTCCCCATACATTCTTCCTCCTGTAATCCATCTCCAAACACTAAATTGACAGCTATAGAAGCACTTGTTACACCTCCGGCAGAGAAGGATCATCTGACTTTGGATACAAACCACACTCTGGAAGGTACTATGGATTCAAATGGATCAATTAAAAAAGCTCCAGCCTCAAAGTTCAAATCACATTACCGTCAGAAAAAGTCACTATCATGTGGGAAATTTGTAATACATAAAAATTCAAGCAGTGCGCATTCAGTTTCAAATATAAATAACCATGGCATTTCTAGCCCAAAGCAGGCCTTATCTAACCAGGAATACAGAACAGAAGAATTGTCCAAAACCACAGCTATTACTGATATATTTGATTCTTCGTCAGCCAGAAAGGCACTTCTAGATTTGTCTTCAAATGATGGGTCAATTCAAGTGGAGAACAAACAGGAGCTAATGAATGACACAGGGAACCAGTTTGGTTCAGTGGTTGCCTGTAAGCATTCTGATGAAACGTTTTGCAGCGAGAAAAGGCCTGAAACATATCTGGGAGGTCCAGGAGAACCTGAACTTGTCACCACAACTTCAAACGGTGCAGTTGCTAATATTGGTATTCAAAATTTAGTGGGGAAGAATAATGCACATGCTGATGGGTCTGAGGAAGACCAGGCTTCCGAATCTCCCGGTGACCGATCTTTGGTAAATGAAATTCCCTCTAGTACTGTAAATGCTGATGGGTCTGAGGGAAATGATTGCAAAATTTCGTCTGGTTCCCACAGAAGAAAGGTTGTCGCTAAGAGGAGTGTCAGTAGCAGATACAAGCTTAATGAAATGAACACTAGCAGGAAGGAGAATAATGTTCTGGATTCTGATAAAGTTGTCATGAATACCAAAGTTGTGCCTGCTAAAAATGACAAGGCTAAGGTACCAAATGATAAGCACATTAGCAGAAACTTGAAGAACAGGGTTGTTGAGCCACTCTATGATAATGAGGTTATAAAGGAAAGAACAGAAGCCACAGATTTTCCTACACCCTCAAGTATCAAAAAGGATGTAACTGTGCATTCAAAGCAAACAATTACTGATGCAGAAAAGGAGAACATGCCTGACGAAGCTGGTACCTTGAGTTATAATTCTTCTAATTTTCATAGCAGTAAACCAGTTAATGAACATGACCCAGAAATAGTTAAGACTCCAGACAAGAGCTACAACATGGAAACACCCAGCACTACAAAGATTAACTTGGATCCTGCATGGTTCATTTTAAGCGGTCATCGCGTTCAGAGAAGAGAATTTCGGGTATTGATAAAAAGACTTAGGGGGAGGATTTGCAGGGATTCTCATCATTGGTCTTATCAAGCTACACACTTCATAACTCCAGATCCATTACGCAGGACAGAAAAGTTCTTTGCAGCAGCTTCTGCTGGAAG GTGGATTCTAAAGACGGATTATTTGACTGCTAGTGTTCAGGCTGGAAAATTCTTGGATGAAGAACCCTTTGAGTACTACATGAAAGGTCTTACAGAAGATGGTACAATCAGCTTAGAAGCACCGAGGAAATGGCGACTCTTAAAGGAACGTACAGGGCACGGTGCCCTCTATAGGATGCGGATTTTAATATATGGAGAATGTATTGCACCGAGCCTG GATACACTGAAGCGCGTGATAAAAGCCGGAGATGGCACCATTCTGGCAACCTCTCCACCATATACTCGTTTCCTTAATTCTGGCGTTGACTATGCCATTGTCAGCCCAAGTATGCCACGAGTCGACTTGTGGGTGCAGGAATTCTTGAGGCATGAGATCCCATGTGTAGCGGCTGATTACTTGGTAGATTACATTTGCAAGCCGGGATATTCACTTGACAGGCATGTGCTCTATAAAACACATGTTTGGGCTGAGAAGTCGTTTGCAAACTTGTTGAGCCATTCCGAGGAGATCAGTGAAGATTTTATATCGACTTCAGTAGAAAGAATTGATGACCTCAGATGTGCTATTTGTGGTTTGTGCGATAGGGGTGAGGTTATGCTAATTTGTGGAGATGAAGCTGGTACCGTTGGATGTGGGATTGGTACCCATATTGACTGTTGTGATCCCCCACTTGAATCTGTTCCTCAGGATGACTGGTTCTGCTCCAAATGCAACAGCTGGTCCAATAAGGTCAGCCCTAAGAATAAAAAAGCTGCACAGAAAAGAAAGAAACTTTCCTCTAGAACTAAGTGA